A genomic segment from Curtobacterium sp. MCSS17_007 encodes:
- a CDS encoding alpha/beta family hydrolase — MSTEIRSNTELPARRTEIELVTDDHLTLVGELAEPLGRPARGTLVTLHPLPTAQGFMDSHVLKKAAARLPALADIAVLRFNFRSVTSPRGTSEGVFGDGVSEGFDLRAAVHETVDRGLPTPWLLGWSFGTEVVLKHALEHVAAGTVAGVVLLSPPLHRTSEDELRRWSGVPVPVVALVPEHDDFLRPDEAAQRFAVAPNVQVVPVEGAKHLWVGERYVRTVLDTVADLVVPGSAPLPTHVDD, encoded by the coding sequence ATGAGCACCGAGATCCGATCGAACACGGAACTCCCCGCCCGCCGGACCGAGATCGAACTCGTGACCGACGACCACCTGACGCTCGTCGGCGAGCTCGCCGAGCCGCTCGGCCGTCCTGCCCGCGGCACCCTGGTCACGCTCCACCCGCTGCCCACGGCGCAGGGGTTCATGGATTCGCACGTGCTGAAGAAGGCCGCTGCGCGACTGCCCGCCCTCGCCGACATCGCGGTCCTCCGCTTCAACTTCCGGTCGGTGACGTCGCCCCGCGGCACCTCGGAGGGGGTCTTCGGCGACGGGGTCTCCGAGGGGTTCGACCTCCGGGCCGCCGTGCATGAGACGGTCGACCGGGGGCTGCCGACACCGTGGCTGCTCGGCTGGTCGTTCGGCACCGAGGTGGTCCTCAAGCACGCCCTCGAGCACGTCGCCGCCGGTACGGTCGCGGGCGTCGTGCTGCTGTCCCCGCCACTGCACCGGACCTCGGAGGACGAGCTGCGCCGATGGTCCGGGGTGCCCGTGCCCGTCGTGGCACTCGTCCCCGAGCACGACGACTTCCTCCGGCCCGACGAGGCCGCACAGCGCTTCGCCGTGGCGCCGAACGTGCAGGTCGTGCCGGTCGAGGGCGCGAAGCACCTCTGGGTGGGGGAGCGGTACGTCCGCACGGTCCTCGACACGGTCGCCGACCTGGTGGTCCCGGGCAGCGCGCCGCTGCCGACGCACGTCGACGACTGA